A part of Paenibacillus sp. IHBB 10380 genomic DNA contains:
- a CDS encoding ECF transporter S component — protein sequence MAMLATANAVMTFYLSYINKMLNSMGGPIATSTIVGLYMVYGLLAYYIIRKPGTAVITYGIGGAIQCFVGTTYGIASCIVAALCYMIVAELIFAMFRYKQWGVSALMLAGGALVPLWFLCAVYMFGYTTWGWQVLTLALGMRLLSGTILCGLLTKLLGDAIQRTGLLRRYKI from the coding sequence ATGGCGATGCTAGCCACGGCTAATGCTGTGATGACCTTTTATTTATCGTATATTAACAAAATGCTGAATAGTATGGGCGGGCCTATCGCTACATCGACTATTGTAGGACTATATATGGTATATGGGCTTTTGGCGTACTATATTATTCGTAAACCTGGAACAGCTGTGATCACCTATGGTATTGGTGGAGCTATTCAATGTTTCGTAGGAACGACTTATGGGATTGCTTCCTGTATCGTCGCTGCACTATGTTATATGATTGTAGCTGAATTAATTTTTGCTATGTTTCGGTACAAGCAGTGGGGAGTAAGTGCTCTTATGTTAGCAGGCGGTGCGCTCGTTCCACTCTGGTTTCTCTGCGCTGTATATATGTTTGGATATACCACATGGGGCTGGCAAGTGCTTACACTTGCGCTGGGAATGCGGTTGTTAAGCGGGACCATATTGTGTGGTCTGTTAACCAAGCTACTTGGTGATGCTATCCAGCGGACAGGATTGCTAAGACGTTATAAGATCTGA